A DNA window from Amphiprion ocellaris isolate individual 3 ecotype Okinawa chromosome 8, ASM2253959v1, whole genome shotgun sequence contains the following coding sequences:
- the fbxw12 gene encoding F-box/WD repeat-containing protein 12 isoform X1, with protein MDPDHPQLIGDCLIHIFTFLTEEDLIRVSSVCKDWHEAAETPWLWRRMCLQRWSFCNLSVLGKEQVNHSWKTYFLRRCHLETKMTKGQSGGYTCKSLRGHTGRVVGLVYVQGNSVQQPDLWNSSATVCSASTDGTVRAWNVQNGERLWCSPVQSPLTGIVSDEQREVVITADSTGLIKTWQSQTGQELASFSTASPHCTLLQYSINNDWFVTVGTSQGSVCTLVDLTLTKKSSIVVCDTFRVNILLVSPDKKWIAAGTKDNDDLSPKVLYTESLTSPSEDEDPLCQSVPVTGCQAAVFIPTQPARLAIIHQDQHPNNRALTVFDVSIKKSKYKSEIQVQQVEFFPLTLNLWRSDILLEAKDSNHIVLAAGEQLWVYSLKGILLATFKDHTLPISSISVDSFRVVTASQDLSLRVLTWRNDRDRGLTLESQYHLLGGSHTMSRAFTHVACDYSSIVASVEAAVHHQSLINGTPGSCGAAHLLIISTIKAGCTLHTLPDTKLCSRTPLTQLPGPTCSVPPSPAL; from the exons ATGGACCCTGATCACCCACAGCTGATCGGCGACTGCCTCATTCATATCTTTACATTTCTGACCGAGGAGGATTTGATCAGAGTTTCCAGTGTGTGCAAG gaCTGGCATGAAGCTGCAGAGACTCCTTGGTTATGGAG GAGGATGTGTCTGCAGCGCTGGAGTTTCTGCAACCTCTCTGTACTGGGGAAGGAACAAGTAAATCACTCGTGGAAGACATACTTCTTGAGACGGTGCCATTTGGAGACGAAAATGACGAAAGGTCAATCAGGAGGATACACCTGCAAAAGCCTCAGAGGGCACACGG GCAGGGTGGTAGGGTTGGTCTATGTGCAGGGGAATTCAGTCCAGCAGCCAGACCTCTGGAACAGCAGTGCCACAGTCTGCAGTGCTTCTACTGATGGTACAGTCAGAGCATGGAACGTCCAAAAT GGTGAGCGCCTGTGGTGCAGTCCTGTGCAGAGTCCTTTGACAGGAATTGTAAGTGATGAACAGCGTGAAGTTGTGATCACAGCAGACTCTACTGGCCTCATTAAGACATGGCAAAGCCAGACTGGCCAAGAACTGGCCTCCTTTTCTACTGCCTCTCCACACTGTACATTATTACAGTACAGTATAAACAATGACTGGTTTGTGACT GTTGGAACCAGTCAGGGATCTGTGTGCACGCTAGTTGATTTAACTTTGACTAAAAAGTCCAGCATCGTGGTGTGTGACACCTTTAGAGTGAACATACTCCTAGTTTCACCTGACAAGAAGTGGATTGCAGCTGGAACCAAGGACAATGATGATTTAAGTCCAAAG GTGCTTTACACTGAGAGTTTGACCTCTCCATCTGAGGACGAAGATCCTCTGTGCCAGTCTGTGCCAGTCACTGGGTGCCAGGCTGCTGTCTTCATACCCACCCAGCCTGCCAGGTTGGCCATCATCCACCAGGACCAGCACCCAAACAACAGAGCTCTCACTGTCTTTGATGTCAGCATTAAAAAGTCGAAGTACAAGTCCGAGATTCAAG TCCAGCAGGTGGAGTTCTTCCCTCTGACTCTGAACTTGTGGCGCTCAGATATCCTTCTAGAGGCCAAAGACAGCAACCACATAGTGCTGGCAGCTGGTGAACAGCTATGGGTCTACTCACTGAAAGGAATCCTGCTGGCTACCTTTAAAGATCATACTCTGCCGATTTCTTCAATAAGTGTG gATAGTTTTCGTGTGGTGACAGCATCTCAGGACCTTTCTTTACGAGTGCTGACTTGGAGAAATGACAGAGACCGTGGTTTGACCCTGGAGAGCCAATACCACTTACTGGGAGGCTCTCACACCATGTCCAG AGCGTTCACCCATGTTGCCTGTGACTACTCCAGCATTGTGGCCTCAGTAGAAG ctgctgttcatcaccaatcactcatcaacggaactccgggcagctgtggtgcagcacacctgctgatcatctccaccataaAAGCCGGCTGcacactccacaccctgccagatacTAAACTCTGCTCACGCA CTCCGCTGACCCAGCTGCCTGGTCCCACCTGCTCTGTCCCCCCATCTCCTGCACTCTGA
- the fbxw12 gene encoding F-box/WD repeat-containing protein 12 isoform X2, with amino-acid sequence MDPDHPQLIGDCLIHIFTFLTEEDLIRVSSVCKDWHEAAETPWLWRRMCLQRWSFCNLSVLGKEQVNHSWKTYFLRRCHLETKMTKGQSGGYTCKSLRGHTGRVVGLVYVQGNSVQQPDLWNSSATVCSASTDGTVRAWNVQNGERLWCSPVQSPLTGIVSDEQREVVITADSTGLIKTWQSQTGQELASFSTASPHCTLLQYSINNDWFVTVGTSQGSVCTLVDLTLTKKSSIVVCDTFRVNILLVSPDKKWIAAGTKDNDDLSPKVLYTESLTSPSEDEDPLCQSVPVTGCQAAVFIPTQPARLAIIHQDQHPNNRALTVFDVSIKKSKYKSEIQVQQVEFFPLTLNLWRSDILLEAKDSNHIVLAAGEQLWVYSLKGILLATFKDHTLPISSISVDSFRVVTASQDLSLRVLTWRNDRDRGLTLESQYHLLGGSHTMSRAFTHVACDYSSIVASVEAPLTQLPGPTCSVPPSPAL; translated from the exons ATGGACCCTGATCACCCACAGCTGATCGGCGACTGCCTCATTCATATCTTTACATTTCTGACCGAGGAGGATTTGATCAGAGTTTCCAGTGTGTGCAAG gaCTGGCATGAAGCTGCAGAGACTCCTTGGTTATGGAG GAGGATGTGTCTGCAGCGCTGGAGTTTCTGCAACCTCTCTGTACTGGGGAAGGAACAAGTAAATCACTCGTGGAAGACATACTTCTTGAGACGGTGCCATTTGGAGACGAAAATGACGAAAGGTCAATCAGGAGGATACACCTGCAAAAGCCTCAGAGGGCACACGG GCAGGGTGGTAGGGTTGGTCTATGTGCAGGGGAATTCAGTCCAGCAGCCAGACCTCTGGAACAGCAGTGCCACAGTCTGCAGTGCTTCTACTGATGGTACAGTCAGAGCATGGAACGTCCAAAAT GGTGAGCGCCTGTGGTGCAGTCCTGTGCAGAGTCCTTTGACAGGAATTGTAAGTGATGAACAGCGTGAAGTTGTGATCACAGCAGACTCTACTGGCCTCATTAAGACATGGCAAAGCCAGACTGGCCAAGAACTGGCCTCCTTTTCTACTGCCTCTCCACACTGTACATTATTACAGTACAGTATAAACAATGACTGGTTTGTGACT GTTGGAACCAGTCAGGGATCTGTGTGCACGCTAGTTGATTTAACTTTGACTAAAAAGTCCAGCATCGTGGTGTGTGACACCTTTAGAGTGAACATACTCCTAGTTTCACCTGACAAGAAGTGGATTGCAGCTGGAACCAAGGACAATGATGATTTAAGTCCAAAG GTGCTTTACACTGAGAGTTTGACCTCTCCATCTGAGGACGAAGATCCTCTGTGCCAGTCTGTGCCAGTCACTGGGTGCCAGGCTGCTGTCTTCATACCCACCCAGCCTGCCAGGTTGGCCATCATCCACCAGGACCAGCACCCAAACAACAGAGCTCTCACTGTCTTTGATGTCAGCATTAAAAAGTCGAAGTACAAGTCCGAGATTCAAG TCCAGCAGGTGGAGTTCTTCCCTCTGACTCTGAACTTGTGGCGCTCAGATATCCTTCTAGAGGCCAAAGACAGCAACCACATAGTGCTGGCAGCTGGTGAACAGCTATGGGTCTACTCACTGAAAGGAATCCTGCTGGCTACCTTTAAAGATCATACTCTGCCGATTTCTTCAATAAGTGTG gATAGTTTTCGTGTGGTGACAGCATCTCAGGACCTTTCTTTACGAGTGCTGACTTGGAGAAATGACAGAGACCGTGGTTTGACCCTGGAGAGCCAATACCACTTACTGGGAGGCTCTCACACCATGTCCAG AGCGTTCACCCATGTTGCCTGTGACTACTCCAGCATTGTGGCCTCAGTAGAAG CTCCGCTGACCCAGCTGCCTGGTCCCACCTGCTCTGTCCCCCCATCTCCTGCACTCTGA
- the ptpdc1b gene encoding protein tyrosine phosphatase domain-containing protein 1 — protein sequence MDFHVKTTGGSLMEYIRAPRARYTIVGEAIRHVIPGHMQCSIGCGGQACKYDNPSYWTDDQQAIKGLYSSWVTDHLLAMSRPSTDIIEKYNIIDQFRRSGIRTVINLQIPGEHASCGSPLEAESGFSYRPEVFMENNIYFYNFGWSDYGVANLTTVLDMVKVMAFALQEGKIAVHCHAGLGRTGVLLACFLAYATRMTANQAILYVRAKRPNSIQTRGQLRCVREFAQFLVPLRSVFSCAEPRSNPVTLQQYLNRQRRILHGYERKELKHLPKIIQLVSRLLLDIAENRQVIEEDILEAPDIQDIEMTLSIVEKMGHKLLGKEPRLPGTPTLPRHFNEPPIFYHRKSLSYSESDLRRLGSQLNLLTQPLTSLSQSNIQMSISQSHIESKDKGWSSNTSDVSHGSVGSLWRVKNVENPKDATILLKKVKRKTIQRSESMGNNESTKTGNMLSRWKTEQREELAKNGRDFEVREEEHSEVPFITLQSELSLDARRLLVAQALAVDLFLDGEEEHKSKVLAWQAELNQGGAWERLCMERDPFILTGLIWAWLEQLKEPVISIQDANALTPDNMDAQTVLSTLDKAPKETLTCILDCMAHMQNIPDEVENAFLNRIIKAFTWLDNNSEEGRKVYESMTAVLKFVLEDMRCMTTGEDETAMAPISLT from the exons ATGGATTTCCATGTAAAGACAACAGGGGGATCTCTGATGGAATACA TCAGAGCTCCCAGAGCGAGGTACACAATAGTAGGAGAAGCTATACGTCATGTCATCCCTGGACATATGCAATGCTCTATCGGCTGTGGAGGTCAAGCCTGCAAGTATGATAATCCAAGTTATTGGACGGATGACCAACAGGCCATAAAAGGCCTCTACTCTTCATG GGTTACTGATCATCTTCTCGCTATGTCCAGACCTTCAACAGATATCATTGAGAAGTACAACATTATTGATCAATTCAGAAG GAGTGGTATTAGAACAGTAATCAACCTACAGATACCTGGTGAACATGCCAGCTGTGGAAGTCCTCTAGAGGCAGAGAGTGGCTTTTCTTATCGCCCAGaggtttttatggaaaacaatA tttatttctataATTTTGGCTGGAGTGACTACGGAGTGGCCAATCTCACCACTGTGCTGGACATGGTGAAGGTCATGGCGTTTGCACTGCAGGAGGGGAAGATAGCAGTTCACTGTCATGCTGGTCTCGGCAGAACAG GTGTGCTGTTAGCATGTTTCTTGGCCTATGCTACCAGAATGACTGCTAACCAGGCCATTTTATATGTTCGTGCCAAACGACCCAACTCCATCCAAACACGAGGTCAGCTACGTTGTGTCAGAGAGTTTGCTCAGTTTCTTGTCCCTTTAAGGAGTGTGTTTTCCTGCGCTGAGCCCCGATCCAACCCAGTCACCCTGCAACAGTACCTAAACCGCCAGAGACGCATTCTGCATGGCTACGAGAGAAAGGAGCTGAAGCACCTACCAAAGATCATCCAGCTAGTGTCTAGGCTGCTGTTAGACATTGCAGAGAATCGACAAGTGATTGAGGAAGATATTTTAGAGGCCCCTGATATCCAAGATATAGAAATGACTCTCAGCATAGTTGAGAAGATGGGCCATAAGTTACTTGGAAAGGAACCCCGTTTACCAGGTACTCCCACCTTACCCAGACATTTCAATGAGCCGCCCATCTTCTATCACCGCAAAAGTCTGAGCTACAGTGAGTCTGACTTGAGACGGTTGGGCTCACAGTTAAACCTCCTCACACAGCCTCTGACCTCGCTGTCACAGAGTAATATTCAGATGTCCATTTCTCAGTCTCACATTGAATCCAAGGATAAAGGTTGGAGTAGCAACACATCTGATGTCTCTCATGGCTCAGTAGGCTCACTCTGGAGGGTCAAGAATGTGGAAAACCCAAAAGATGCAACCATTCTGCTGAAGAAAGTGAAGAGGAAAACAATCCAACGTAGTGAGTCAATGGGAAACAATGAATCTACCAAGACAGGTAACATGctgtccaggtggaagacagaGCAGAGGGAAGAGCTAGCAAAGAATGGGAGGGACTTTGAGGTTAGAGAGGAGGAGCATTCTGAGGTGCCCTTCATCACCTTGCAGTCAGAGCTGTCCCTGGATGCCAGGAGGTTGCTAGTGGCGCAGGCCTTGGCGGTGGACCTGTTTCTTGATGGAGAAGAAGAGCACAAGAGCAAAGTTTTGGCCTGGCAG GCAGAGCTGAACCAAGGCGGTGCATGGGAGAGGCTGTGCATGGAGCGGGATCCCTTCATCCTCACTGGACTTATCTGGGCTTGGCTGGAGCAACTTAAAGAGCCAGTCATCTCCATCCAGGATGCCAATGCCCTGACCCCTGATAATATGGATGCTCAGACTGTCCTAAGCACACTTGACAAG GCCCCTAAGgaaacattaacatgcatacTAGATTGCATGGCTCATATGCAGAATATACCAGACGAGGTTGAAAATGCATTCCTGAATCGTATCATCAAGGCTTTCACATGG CTGGATAATAATTCAGAGGAAGGGAGAAAAGTTTATGAGTCCATGACAGCAGTCCTAAAGTTTGTTCTTGAGGACATGAGATGTATGACAACTGGAGAAGATGAGACAGCTATGGCTCCCATTTCATTAACATAA
- the fbxw12 gene encoding F-box/WD repeat-containing protein 12 isoform X3, whose protein sequence is MDPDHPQLIGDCLIHIFTFLTEEDLIRVSSVCKDWHEAAETPWLWRRMCLQRWSFCNLSVLGKEQVNHSWKTYFLRRCHLETKMTKGQSGGYTCKSLRGHTGRVVGLVYVQGNSVQQPDLWNSSATVCSASTDGTVRAWNVQNGERLWCSPVQSPLTGIVSDEQREVVITADSTGLIKTWQSQTGQELASFSTASPHCTLLQYSINNDWFVTVGTSQGSVCTLVDLTLTKKSSIVVCDTFRVNILLVSPDKKWIAAGTKDNDDLSPKVLYTESLTSPSEDEDPLCQSVPVTGCQAAVFIPTQPARLAIIHQDQHPNNRALTVFDVSIKKSKYKSEIQVQQVEFFPLTLNLWRSDILLEAKDSNHIVLAAGEQLWVYSLKGILLATFKDHTLPISSISVDSFRVVTASQDLSLRVLTWRNDRDRGLTLESQYHLLGGSHTMSRAFTHVACDYSSIVASVEGNDGKDVLKAYSFTS, encoded by the exons ATGGACCCTGATCACCCACAGCTGATCGGCGACTGCCTCATTCATATCTTTACATTTCTGACCGAGGAGGATTTGATCAGAGTTTCCAGTGTGTGCAAG gaCTGGCATGAAGCTGCAGAGACTCCTTGGTTATGGAG GAGGATGTGTCTGCAGCGCTGGAGTTTCTGCAACCTCTCTGTACTGGGGAAGGAACAAGTAAATCACTCGTGGAAGACATACTTCTTGAGACGGTGCCATTTGGAGACGAAAATGACGAAAGGTCAATCAGGAGGATACACCTGCAAAAGCCTCAGAGGGCACACGG GCAGGGTGGTAGGGTTGGTCTATGTGCAGGGGAATTCAGTCCAGCAGCCAGACCTCTGGAACAGCAGTGCCACAGTCTGCAGTGCTTCTACTGATGGTACAGTCAGAGCATGGAACGTCCAAAAT GGTGAGCGCCTGTGGTGCAGTCCTGTGCAGAGTCCTTTGACAGGAATTGTAAGTGATGAACAGCGTGAAGTTGTGATCACAGCAGACTCTACTGGCCTCATTAAGACATGGCAAAGCCAGACTGGCCAAGAACTGGCCTCCTTTTCTACTGCCTCTCCACACTGTACATTATTACAGTACAGTATAAACAATGACTGGTTTGTGACT GTTGGAACCAGTCAGGGATCTGTGTGCACGCTAGTTGATTTAACTTTGACTAAAAAGTCCAGCATCGTGGTGTGTGACACCTTTAGAGTGAACATACTCCTAGTTTCACCTGACAAGAAGTGGATTGCAGCTGGAACCAAGGACAATGATGATTTAAGTCCAAAG GTGCTTTACACTGAGAGTTTGACCTCTCCATCTGAGGACGAAGATCCTCTGTGCCAGTCTGTGCCAGTCACTGGGTGCCAGGCTGCTGTCTTCATACCCACCCAGCCTGCCAGGTTGGCCATCATCCACCAGGACCAGCACCCAAACAACAGAGCTCTCACTGTCTTTGATGTCAGCATTAAAAAGTCGAAGTACAAGTCCGAGATTCAAG TCCAGCAGGTGGAGTTCTTCCCTCTGACTCTGAACTTGTGGCGCTCAGATATCCTTCTAGAGGCCAAAGACAGCAACCACATAGTGCTGGCAGCTGGTGAACAGCTATGGGTCTACTCACTGAAAGGAATCCTGCTGGCTACCTTTAAAGATCATACTCTGCCGATTTCTTCAATAAGTGTG gATAGTTTTCGTGTGGTGACAGCATCTCAGGACCTTTCTTTACGAGTGCTGACTTGGAGAAATGACAGAGACCGTGGTTTGACCCTGGAGAGCCAATACCACTTACTGGGAGGCTCTCACACCATGTCCAG AGCGTTCACCCATGTTGCCTGTGACTACTCCAGCATTGTGGCCTCAGTAGAAGGTAATGATGGGAAAGACGTCTTAAAAGCTTATTCTTTCACCTCCTGA
- the LOC111588737 gene encoding protein Wnt-7a isoform X1 → MSRRTRRWILRVLLCLGIVYLKIGGFSSVVALGASIICNKIPGLAPRQRIICQSRPDAIIVIGEGAQMGINECQFQFKNGRWNCSALGERTVFGKELKVGSKEAAFTYAIIAAGVAHAITAACTQGNLSDCSCDKEKQGFYSKDQGWKWGGCSADISYGLGFSKVFIDAREVKQNARTLMNLHNNEVGRKILEKNMRLECKCHGVSGSCTTKTCWTTLPKFRELGYILKEKYAHAVHVEPVKASRNKRPKFLKIKKPYSYRKPMDTDLVYIDKSPNYCEADPVTGSLGTQGRVCNKTMMQHISGCDLMCCGRGYNTHQYSRVWQCNCKFLWCCYVKCNTCSERTEVYTCK, encoded by the exons ATGAGTCGGAGAACGCGACGCTGGATTTTAAgagttttgctttgtttaggAATTGTTTACCTGAAAATTGG TGGCTTCTCGTCGGTGGTGGCCCTAGGTGCGAGTATAATCTGTAACAAGATCCCCGGTTTGGCCCCCAGACAACGGATTATTTGCCAGAGTCGCCCCGATGCCATTATCGTCATCGGAGAGGGAGCCCAAATGGGCATCAACGAGTGTCAGTTTCAGTTCAAAAACGGGCGATGGAACTGCTCCGCGCTGGGAGAGAGGACTGTCTTCGGAAAAGAGTTGAAAGTGG GCAGTAAAGAGGCTGCGTTCACCTACGCCATCATTGCAGCAGGTGTGGCCCATGCCATTACAGCAGCCTGTACACAGGGTAACCTGAGTGACTGTAGCTGTGACAAGGAGAAGCAGGGTTTCTACAGCAAAGACCAAGGATGGAAGTGGGGAGGCTGCTCAGCAGATATCAGCTACGGCCTGGGCTTCTCCAAAGTATTTATAGATGCTCGGGAGGTCAAACAGAATGCAAGGACACTCATGAACCTCCATAATAATGAGGTGGGACGCAAG atcctggagaagaacatGCGACTGGAATGCAAGTGTCATGGTGTCTCAGGCTCCTGCACCACCAAAACCTGCTGGACTACACTTCCCAAGTTCCGCGAGCTTGGCTACATTCTCAAGGAGAAATATGCCCATGCGGTGCACGTGGAACCGGTCAAAGCCAGCCGCAACAAGCGCCCGAAATTCCTCAAGATCAAGAAGCCTTACTCTTACCGCAAGCCCATGGATACAGACTTGGTGTACATAGACAAGTCGCCTAACTACTGTGAGGCGGACCCAGTGACTGGGAGCTTGGGGACACAGGGACGGGTGTGTAACAAGACAATGATGCAGCACATCAGCGGCTGCGACTTGATGTGCTGCGGTCGGGGATACAACACACACCAGTACTCCCGCGTCTGGCAGTGCAACTGCAAGTTCCTGTGGTGCTGCTACGTTAAATGCAACACCTGCAGCGAGAGGACAGAGGTGTACACATGCAAATGA
- the LOC111588737 gene encoding protein Wnt-7a isoform X2: MELLRAGREDCLRKRVESSKEAAFTYAIIAAGVAHAITAACTQGNLSDCSCDKEKQGFYSKDQGWKWGGCSADISYGLGFSKVFIDAREVKQNARTLMNLHNNEVGRKILEKNMRLECKCHGVSGSCTTKTCWTTLPKFRELGYILKEKYAHAVHVEPVKASRNKRPKFLKIKKPYSYRKPMDTDLVYIDKSPNYCEADPVTGSLGTQGRVCNKTMMQHISGCDLMCCGRGYNTHQYSRVWQCNCKFLWCCYVKCNTCSERTEVYTCK; encoded by the exons ATGGAACTGCTCCGCGCTGGGAGAGAGGACTGTCTTCGGAAAAGAGTTGAAA GCAGTAAAGAGGCTGCGTTCACCTACGCCATCATTGCAGCAGGTGTGGCCCATGCCATTACAGCAGCCTGTACACAGGGTAACCTGAGTGACTGTAGCTGTGACAAGGAGAAGCAGGGTTTCTACAGCAAAGACCAAGGATGGAAGTGGGGAGGCTGCTCAGCAGATATCAGCTACGGCCTGGGCTTCTCCAAAGTATTTATAGATGCTCGGGAGGTCAAACAGAATGCAAGGACACTCATGAACCTCCATAATAATGAGGTGGGACGCAAG atcctggagaagaacatGCGACTGGAATGCAAGTGTCATGGTGTCTCAGGCTCCTGCACCACCAAAACCTGCTGGACTACACTTCCCAAGTTCCGCGAGCTTGGCTACATTCTCAAGGAGAAATATGCCCATGCGGTGCACGTGGAACCGGTCAAAGCCAGCCGCAACAAGCGCCCGAAATTCCTCAAGATCAAGAAGCCTTACTCTTACCGCAAGCCCATGGATACAGACTTGGTGTACATAGACAAGTCGCCTAACTACTGTGAGGCGGACCCAGTGACTGGGAGCTTGGGGACACAGGGACGGGTGTGTAACAAGACAATGATGCAGCACATCAGCGGCTGCGACTTGATGTGCTGCGGTCGGGGATACAACACACACCAGTACTCCCGCGTCTGGCAGTGCAACTGCAAGTTCCTGTGGTGCTGCTACGTTAAATGCAACACCTGCAGCGAGAGGACAGAGGTGTACACATGCAAATGA